In Chryseobacterium sp., the genomic window AAGTAGAACTTCTTGAGAATGAGTACTTAACTGAAAAAGAGGAGGCGCAGGGTCATATATTAGCTTGTATGTCTATTGTGAAAAGTAAAAAAATAAAGCTTAACTTTGATCTTAGTTGAGAGTTATTAAAAACATATTTGGGCTTGGGGTTATATCAATAGAGTTAGGAATTCTGTTGATATGTTTTTGTAATGCCTGGGTTTTCGGGCTGACTAACGGACGTACCTATACCAAAATATCCAAGATCCCACCCAGGGAAATCGCTCTGGTCCTGGGGACATCTCCCAAAATGAGATCCGGGCTTTCCAATCCTTATTTTACCAAAAGAATGGATGCGGCAGCTCTTCTTTATCATCACGGAAAAATCAAAAAGATTATTGTCAGTGGAGAAAAGAGCAAAGGGTACAATGAACCTGCTGCGATGAAAAACTATCTGGTCTATCAGGAAGGGGTTCCCGGAGATATCATTGTAGAGGATCCAAAAGGATTCAACACCTATAAAAGTATATTACGCTGTAAGGACGTTTACAAAAAGAAAAATGTGATTATTGTATCACAAGGTTATCATAATCTTAGGGCATTGTTTTTTGCAAGAAATAATGATATGAATGCTTTGGGATTTGATGCACAGGATGTGACAAAACCTGAAAGTTTTTACAGAAATCAGGCGAGGGAAATCCTCGCCCGTGTCATTGCTGTAGTGTATTTTATTTTAGGCGTTTCTCCGGATTAGAAAGGATATCCGAACGCAATATTAAGAGTAGGCTTGAAAGGCTGGAAATTTTTGAACCTCCAACGGTCTCCCTCCGGTTTGTTAGGATCGTAAATCTTATATGCAAGATCTATTCTGGCAGTAATATAAGCGATATTGATCCTTAGTCCAAATCCACTCCCTATACCCACTTGTCTTAGGAATTTATTGAATTTAAATTCATCTCCGTATCCGTCATTGTAATTACGAAGACTCCAGGTATTACCGATATCGGTAAATAAGGCACCTTCATACATATTGTTGAATGGAATCCGGTATTCTATATTGGTAGTCAGTTTTAGGTTATCGGTCATATAGGTACGCACCCTTTCATCTACCTGGGAATCTGCTGGACCCAAACCTCCAAATGCCACCCACGCTCTGATATCATTGGATCCTCCATTGAAATAAGACTTGATGATAGGCATATCCTGAGAGTTCCCATACGGAATTCCAACCCCGATGAACTGACGGAGCACTAAAGTCTGGTTTCCGTTGAATTTGAAATATTTTCTTGTGTCAATATCAAATTTTACAAACTGAGCATAAGGGATTCCAAAAATGGTTTTTTGAGGTGAAGTGACCACTCCGCCATCATTATCTTTTTTATTGAATAAGCTTAAAATATTACCGGCAAGTTCCACTTTACCATTGAAGTAAAAAGCGTTAGGATAGTCTTTTTTTCCAATCTCACTATACACGAAGTTATAGAGCATGGAAGAAATAAGGACGTCTTGTGTCTGCCTGTCTTTATTGACCAATGTTCCTCTGAATGCCGTCAGAAGATCTGTTCCCTGCTGATTCAGGCTGGCCCGGTATTTATCATCTAATAAAATAAGCTTTGAAACATCATCAACGCTGAGTTTTTTAGCTTCGTAATCGGTTCCAACCTGAGGTTTGAACGCAAAATAACTGCCAAAAATGTCGTCTCTTACCTTTCCATCATTCACGAAATAATCATAATAGGCATCTTTATTCTTTGTTAAACTGATCTGCGTGTTGAACAAAGTCAGTTTATGATATACCTGATCATTGACACTCGCCTGATAGTTTAATCCTGTATTGAAATTGACCCTTCCCAGGCCTATATTATTTTGTACTGAGGCTCCCAGAAGAATGGATGATGTAGGGGTATACCGTTTAGGGATAAATTTGTAATAATTAAAAGGGAGCAGGAGCCTCGGGAAATTAAGGGATGCCTGGGCAGAGATTTCATAAGCGGTTGTCCTTTTATCGATATTCTGTGTACTTCTGATGGATCCGAAGGTTCCGGAAATACTTGTGGAAAGGTTTTCTGCACCTCTGAAGACATTCCTTGTCGTAAGGTCTATAGAGGGAGAGATCCCTAGGTTCAGTACCTGGGAATAATTAATATCCGTTCCTACTTTAAGGTCGTATTTAGGAAGTGGTTTTAATACATATAAAACGTCTACAATACTATCATTAGGTGAGGTGATTCCGCCTTGTCTTAAAGAGTCCCTGGCTTTTACAATGCTGAAATTATTCATTGCCAGGAAATTTCTCTTGGTGACATCTAATTTTTTCTGATCATACACCTGTTTACTGTCCACAATGACTGCTCTCCATAATGATGACGTTTTATATTTATTATCCATCTTATGGAATCTTACCCTTCTTAAACTGTCTTTAACCGTATTTTTAGGATAATCACCGGGTTCATCTACAATAGCTACATCTATATTTCCAAAAGTAGCCACTTTATATGGCCGGTCTAAAGAATCTTTATGAATCTCCAGAGTAAGGGGAATCTGTTTCTTACTCTTTAAGGAATCAGCAACAAAATACACCTCATCATTATTACTGTTGAATCTATAATATCCGAAGTCTTTCATGAGATCGGTAATCCGGGTCACCTCTTTTTCAAGAACAGTCTGGTCAAGGATTTGGCCCGCTCTCACAAGACTTTTATCTTTAAGGTGGGCATAAATATTTTTTATTCCCTGATCAGGAATATTGTAATAATAATCTTTAATATACGTAGGATCATTATGCCTGATAAAGTAATTAACGGCAGCCTTTTTAGAAGCAGAATCCAGCTTATGTTTGTAGGTCACATCCGCATCCCAGAAACCTCTGTAAACCAGCCTTTTTTCAATAGATTCAGCGCTTTTCTCACTTCTGGTCTGATCCAGAATTACTGGAGGAGTACCCCAGTTGTGCAATACACGGTCTAAAAAAAGATTTTTTCCGACACTGCTTTTCATATTGTATTTAATGAATAGGGAATCCCTTAGCTTCTGATTTCTCATTTCACTGGGATACGTCATGTATTCATTAAGAATGGTATCGTATTTAGGATTGGCCATATTGTAAAAAGCCAGTGTTAAAGGCATGAAAAGAAGCTGTTTTTTGTTGGGCTTCTGCTGAACGTAATCTTTCAGTTCTT contains:
- a CDS encoding ElyC/SanA/YdcF family protein produces the protein MRVIKNIFGLGVISIELGILLICFCNAWVFGLTNGRTYTKISKIPPREIALVLGTSPKMRSGLSNPYFTKRMDAAALLYHHGKIKKIIVSGEKSKGYNEPAAMKNYLVYQEGVPGDIIVEDPKGFNTYKSILRCKDVYKKKNVIIVSQGYHNLRALFFARNNDMNALGFDAQDVTKPESFYRNQAREILARVIAVVYFILGVSPD
- a CDS encoding BamA/TamA family outer membrane protein, which translates into the protein MSCKHYKNSPQKYYKIISFATFVGLLYACSTTKKVPDGEYLLTRNNFEFEDKREFFDEELKDYVQQKPNKKQLLFMPLTLAFYNMANPKYDTILNEYMTYPSEMRNQKLRDSLFIKYNMKSSVGKNLFLDRVLHNWGTPPVILDQTRSEKSAESIEKRLVYRGFWDADVTYKHKLDSASKKAAVNYFIRHNDPTYIKDYYYNIPDQGIKNIYAHLKDKSLVRAGQILDQTVLEKEVTRITDLMKDFGYYRFNSNNDEVYFVADSLKSKKQIPLTLEIHKDSLDRPYKVATFGNIDVAIVDEPGDYPKNTVKDSLRRVRFHKMDNKYKTSSLWRAVIVDSKQVYDQKKLDVTKRNFLAMNNFSIVKARDSLRQGGITSPNDSIVDVLYVLKPLPKYDLKVGTDINYSQVLNLGISPSIDLTTRNVFRGAENLSTSISGTFGSIRSTQNIDKRTTAYEISAQASLNFPRLLLPFNYYKFIPKRYTPTSSILLGASVQNNIGLGRVNFNTGLNYQASVNDQVYHKLTLFNTQISLTKNKDAYYDYFVNDGKVRDDIFGSYFAFKPQVGTDYEAKKLSVDDVSKLILLDDKYRASLNQQGTDLLTAFRGTLVNKDRQTQDVLISSMLYNFVYSEIGKKDYPNAFYFNGKVELAGNILSLFNKKDNDGGVVTSPQKTIFGIPYAQFVKFDIDTRKYFKFNGNQTLVLRQFIGVGIPYGNSQDMPIIKSYFNGGSNDIRAWVAFGGLGPADSQVDERVRTYMTDNLKLTTNIEYRIPFNNMYEGALFTDIGNTWSLRNYNDGYGDEFKFNKFLRQVGIGSGFGLRINIAYITARIDLAYKIYDPNKPEGDRWRFKNFQPFKPTLNIAFGYPF